One window of Micromonas commoda chromosome 1, complete sequence genomic DNA carries:
- a CDS encoding predicted protein, whose protein sequence is MPTDNPLARMWGKLTPPEPPPEPAATTGADYERLRDERVARNRAIMRELGINNLASTMGLLEGGSKRKRTGARDNPRRSAAARGPARTSAPTRRSTRSTRHTGSFFDDVDADALRATFGDARAVTHRPVTHRDAATTHEDARTEEDETFDDSGVLRYVAWGSADDGQGPSREPSSDETQNQKNQNQNQNQNHAGGRLVGFAELPARFVDGTCKKGFYSIDARCGLLAAGGDGGRCAVFAPEPVSLSTGAGGKTYSTVHERGQTRDGDGDEKSAPRDGDGSETDEADRATTDERGRRIRRHSPTLSWTAHRGWCSQAQFPDVLDCASSATTNASHLLTAGGMDGTVCSWNLAVKSAATGAPKLTWRLDAGRGSGVFSMHHARDELLVGCKDWTVRRWRVGEGVVRGAVDLDPVACVEYDGLHAGVVRCVRWNDASSGGVESDFSHTSDGFGGHWLFASCGGDGRVAVVDTRIAPSRAKVAGLDDAHGGRPVNFVEWGRRGRGTGTGTGQGGGNGYYSLLTSGGDAFVRLWDLRALATSLDETRRTGDGVKGGEGDAPMTLALAREFTGHHRAGLTRPKTITRAVFVFDGDDARVVTPGEQSRAVSLYRRGRSRGFEETTREGPHPKLGECVSRGDVGFDPTAVFSLGATWNRALGESSSFGWSLALANKGEIRVYEPVREGGGWVGAGGSSAGVSGG, encoded by the coding sequence ATGCCGACGGACaacccgctcgcgcgcatgTGGGGCAAGCTCACCCCCCCCGAACCGCCccccgaacccgcggcgactACGGGCGCCGACTACGAGCGTTTGAgagacgagcgcgtcgcccgcaaCCGCGCCATCATGAGAGAGCTCGGCATCAACAACCTCGCCTCCACGATGggcctcctcgagggcggcTCCAAGCGCAAGAgaacgggcgcgcgcgacaaTCCCAGGCGGAGCGCGGCCGCACGAGGGCCCGCTCGCACCTCGGCACCCACGCGCCGATCCACGCGGTCCACGCGGCACACCGGGTCcttcttcgacgacgtcgacgccgacgcccttcgAGCGAcgttcggcgacgcccgcgcggtgactcaccgcccggtgactcaccgcgacgccgcgacgacgcacgaggacgcgcgaACAGAGGAAGACGAGACGTTCGACGACAGCGGGGTGCTCCGATACGTCGCGTGGGgatccgccgacgacggccagggtccgtcgcgggagCCATCATCGGACGAGACCCAAAACCaaaaaaaccaaaaccaaaaccaaaaccaaaaccacGCCGGCGGTCGACTCGTGGGATTCGCCGAACTGCCCGCGCGTTTCGTCGACGGCACGTGCAAGAAGGGTTTCTACTCCATCGACGCGAGATGCGGCTTactggcggcggggggcgacggcggacgatGCGCGGTGTTCGCGCCAGAGCCCGTTTCATTATCCACTGGCGCGGGTGGAAAGACGTACTCGACGGTGCACGAACGAGGACAAactcgcgacggggacggggacgaaaagtcggcaccccgggacggggacgggtcggaaacggacgaggcggatcgcgcgacgacggacgagcgcgggcgacggatTCGGCGCCACTCGCCGACGCTGTCGTGGACCGCGCACAGGGGTTGGTGCTCGCAGGCGCAGTTCCCCGATGTCCTCGATTGCGCTTcttccgcgacgacgaacgcgtcccacctgctcaccgccggcggcatGGACGGCACGGTGTGCTCGTGGAACCTCGCCGTcaagtccgcggcgacgggcgcgccgaagcTGACGtggcgcctcgacgcgggacGAGGCTCCGGCGTCTTCTCGATGCACCACGCTAGAGACGAGCTCTTGGTCGGGTGCAAGGATTGGACGgtgcggcggtggcgcgtcggcgagggcgtcgtccggggCGCCGTCGATTTGGACCCGGTGGCGTGCGTCGAGTACGACGGTTTGCACGCCGGGGTCGTTCGATGCGTTCGATGGAACGACGCGTCATCGGGCGGTGTCGAGTCCGATTTTTCACACACGTCGGACGGCTTCGGGGGTCATTGGCTATTCGCGtcctgcggcggcgacgggcgcgtcgccgtcgtggacacgcggatcgcgccgagtcgcgcgaaggtggcggggctggacgacgcgcacggggGTCGACCGGTCAACTTCGTCGAGTggggacgccggggacggggaacGGGAACGGGAACGGGCCAGGGCGGAGGGAACGGTTATTACTCGCTGCTTacgtccggcggcgacgcgttcgtccgGCTGTGGgacctccgcgccctcgcgacgtccctcgACGAGACGCGACGCACCGGAGACGGCGTTAagggtggcgagggcgacgctcCGATGACGTTGGCGTTGGCGCGAGAGTTCACCGGGCACCACCGCGCGGGTTTGACCAGGCCAAAGACGATAACGCGAGCCGTCTTCgtgttcgacggcgacgacgcgcgcgtggtgaCCCCCGGGGAGCAATCGCGAGCGGTGTCGCTGTAcaggcgagggcgatcgcgcggctTCGAagagacgacgcgcgagggacctCATCCAAAGCTCGGAGAGTGCGTGagccgcggggacgtgggATTCGATCCAACCGCCGTGTTCTCCCTCGGCGCCACGTGGAACCGCGCACTGggcgagtcgtcgtcgttcgggtGGAGCCTGGCGCTGGCGAACAAAGGGGAGATCAGGGTGTACGAGCCGGTccgggagggcggcgggtgggtgggcgcgggagggTCGAGCGCGGGTGTGTCCGGGGGATGA
- a CDS encoding predicted protein, whose product MPKGRSWKKAELDASRARNKAMVASKHRYDPIAPLALSSGVENNLKSYKGVVMINEDRLTVMETERDAARDAAAARSAELDAEKHVAQFQMDELRRKLADAEAAKTRLAREVEELRRKVAVAVTPVRAAVVPYTPAAPGDVARGAANVNDSAGTLGSVGGSGGGTGERILLGSAGGSVGGRDSCDGKSDSQSRSVPSTSAAPDGHKRPKRICQKNPPPRFSLGDVDAGFDRRDSNDDDDDKDDDKDDEKDDEKDDEKKDEKDDEKKDENASPERRRFKIPSSPGLETLATEAVEERRRSLSRSPSPIPVDATPVPVGDVAGSNPGAVAKRRRGRPPGSKNKRKAIEPTIEDFDEEGVDIVFEVEDEEGNVEAPAPAPVLETVHVVGESPPGESPPVVKRKRGRPKGSKNKTTTTTRERFLFDVTNRDSDETKDEKRTVAEEEPGRTFPATQSAGVVKRGRGRPKGSKNKKKVVHPDGHPTSVDEGESGDTVHAERARKRRYTCKGCGECGHSVKTCGRVRM is encoded by the coding sequence ATGCCGAAAGGAAGGAGCTGGAAGAAGGCGGAGCTGGACGCCTCTCGCGCGAGGAACAAGGCGATGGTCGCCTCCAAGCACCGATACGAcccgatcgcgccgctcgccctcTCCTCCGGCGTTGAGAATAATTTGAAATCGTACAAGGGCGTCGTGATGATCAACGAGGACAGGCTCACCGTGATGGAgacggagcgcgacgccgcgcgcgacgccgccgccgcgcgatccgcggagctcgacgcggagaagcACGTCGCGCAGTTCCAGATGGACGAGCTCAGGCgcaagctcgcggacgccgaggctgcgaagaCGAGGCTCGCCCGGGAGGTGGAAGAGCTGAGGCGGAAGGTTGCCGTGGCGGTGACGCcggtgcgggcggcggtcgtcccatacacgcccgcggctcccggcgacgtcgctcgcggcgccgcgaacgtcaaCGACAGCGCGGGCACGCTCGGGTCCGTCGGgggatccggcggcggcaccggcgaaCGGATCCTCCTCGGCAGCGCCGGCGGTTCGGTAGGAGGAAGGGACAGCTGCGACGGCAAATCGGATTCTCAGTCGCGCTCAGTCCcgagcacgtccgcggcgcccgacggACACAAGCGGCCCAAACGGATCTGCCAGAAGAACCCACCCCCGCGgttcagcctcggcgacgtcgacgctgGATTCGACAGACGAGAttcgaacgacgacgacgacgacaaggacgacgacaaggatGACGAGAAGGACGATGAGAAGGACGATGAGAAGAAGGATgagaaggacgacgagaagaaggatGAGAATGCGTCGCCGGAGCGGAGGAGGTTCAAAATCCCGAGCTCGCCCGGCTTggagacgctcgcgacggaggcggtcgaggagcggcggcggtcgttgtcgcgttcgccgtcgcccatcccggtggacgcgacgcccgttcccgtcggcgacgtcgcgggttcgaatcccggcgccgtcgcgaagcgGCGAAGGGGTCGGCCGCCCGGGTCCAAGAACAAGCGAAAGGCGATTGAACCAACAATCGAAgacttcgacgaggagggcgtcgacatcgtcttcgaggtggaggacgaggaggggaacgtggaggcgcccgcgccggcacCCGTTCTCGAGACGGTTCACGTCgtcggtgagtcaccgcccggtgagtcaccgcccgtcGTCAAGCGCAAACGCGGCCGACCGAAGGGATCCAAGAacaagacgacgacgacgacgagggaacGTTTCTTATTCGACGTCACGAACCGCGACTCTGATGAGACGAAGGACGAGAAacgaaccgtcgcggaggaggagcccggcCGGACCTTCCCGGCGACCCAATCGGCGGGTGTCGTcaagcgcggacgcggtcgacCGAAGGGTTCGAAGAATAAAAAGAAAGTCGTTCACCCCGATGGACATCCGACGTCGGTCGACGAGGGGGAGTCGGGGGACACGGTTCACGCGGAGCGGGCGCGCAAGCGACGGTACACGTGCAAGGGCTGCGGCGAGTGCGGGCACAGCGTCAAGACGTGCGGACGCGTGCGGATGTGA